Proteins from a genomic interval of Capsicum annuum cultivar UCD-10X-F1 chromosome 4, UCD10Xv1.1, whole genome shotgun sequence:
- the LOC124897946 gene encoding uncharacterized protein LOC124897946: MAKEYTISEFNNLMKKVEQIDVRVKEYLQKAGYDKWTRVYATVNRGFTLTSNIVEIINRHIMEARELPIYDFLEEVRKIFGRWNHNNRQVGTFTRTPICGRYNDLLELNEAKSTRMRLMITANLYKPVVVLGIYEIPLLPLPDRSIWEIPNFILSKIALPPKYKRPPRRPKKREREKSVGDFYKSKSTNSCSACGMTGHNRRSCRKIRRVE; encoded by the exons ATGGCTAAAGAATATACAATTTCTGAATTTAACAATCTAATGAAGAAGGTTGAACAAATAGATGTTAGGGTGAAAGAGTACTTGCAGAAGGCTGGTTATGACAAGTGGACTAGGGTGTATGCTACTGTAAATCGTGGTTTTACACTTACATCAAACATTGTAGAAATCATAAACAGGCATATAATGGAAGCGAGGGAATTGCCTATATATGATTTCTTAGAGGAAGTTAGAAAGATATTTGGCAGATGGAATCACAACAATCGACAAGTTGGGACATTCACACGCACCCCTATTTGCGGGAGATACAATGATCTTCTCGAGTTAAATGAGGCCAAAAGCACACGAATGAGG CTGATGATTACTGCTAACTTATACAAGCCAGTAGTGGTGTTGGGCATATATGAGATTCCTCTATTGCCACTGCCTGATAGGTCTATATGGGAGATACCAAATTTTATATTAAGCAAAATTGCTCTACCACCCAAGTACAAACGTCCCCCCAGGAGgccaaagaaaagagaaagagaaaagtcTGTTGGAGATTTTTATAAGTCTAAATCCACTAATTCATGCAGTGCTTGTGGGATGACTGGTCACAATAGGCGTTCGTGTAGGAAAATACGTCGAGTTGAATAA